The following coding sequences lie in one Calidithermus timidus DSM 17022 genomic window:
- a CDS encoding putative quinol monooxygenase, with protein sequence MQRGRGLSLARQQGEPQVAVLAGGGGVDALLKLEPERPGRMYGLISRLKAVTGRREELAAVLLEGSAGMPGCLSYVVARDLADPDALWVTEVWDSRESHRASLALPSVRQAVERGRPLIAGFGERHETEVAGGHGLGG encoded by the coding sequence GTGCAACGGGGTCGCGGCCTCTCCTTGGCGCGGCAGCAGGGCGAGCCCCAGGTTGCCGTGCTGGCAGGCGGCGGGGGTGTTGATGCCCTATTGAAGCTCGAGCCGGAGCGCCCCGGCAGGATGTACGGATTGATCAGCAGGTTGAAGGCCGTGACGGGGCGGCGGGAGGAGTTGGCCGCGGTGCTTCTGGAGGGGTCGGCGGGGATGCCGGGCTGCCTGAGCTACGTCGTCGCGCGCGACCTGGCCGACCCCGACGCGCTCTGGGTCACCGAGGTGTGGGACTCCCGGGAAAGCCACCGCGCCTCGCTGGCGCTGCCCTCCGTCCGGCAGGCGGTGGAGCGCGGCAGGCCGCTCATCGCCGGGTTCGGCGAGCGGCACGAGACCGAGGTGGCCGGGGGGCACGGCCTCGGGGGGTGA
- a CDS encoding cytochrome P460 family protein has product MLSIGRRLAVALLVASLLALGQEGFPYPEGFRLWPHVKSMELRPGHPLYESFGGLHHIYVNSTGLATYLEGKKNPFPKGAVIVFDLLEAKAEGNALLEGPRKLIGVMVKDLERYRETGGWGYYAFGPDKKPLSIDPKACYTCHQGAANSDYVFSEFRP; this is encoded by the coding sequence ATGCTGAGCATAGGGCGTCGCCTGGCGGTGGCCTTGCTGGTGGCTTCTCTCTTGGCTTTGGGCCAAGAGGGCTTCCCCTACCCCGAGGGCTTCCGGCTTTGGCCCCACGTAAAGAGCATGGAGCTTAGGCCCGGCCATCCCCTCTATGAGAGCTTCGGCGGCCTACACCACATCTACGTGAACTCCACGGGCTTAGCCACCTACCTAGAGGGCAAGAAAAATCCCTTCCCAAAAGGTGCGGTCATCGTCTTTGACCTCCTCGAGGCCAAGGCTGAGGGCAACGCCCTTTTGGAGGGCCCGAGGAAGCTCATCGGCGTTATGGTGAAAGACCTGGAGCGCTATAGGGAGACCGGAGGCTGGGGCTACTACGCCTTTGGTCCGGACAAAAAGCCCCTGAGCATTGACCCCAAGGCCTGCTACACCTGCCACCAAGGGGCGGCCAACAGCGACTACGTTTTCAGCGAGTTCCGGCCCTAA
- a CDS encoding DUF4007 family protein codes for MTELLEKLKQEIAELRRGGKGEHKRPHKLVMLLAVLDIIDESPEFNNRVYFDNSLINRFQRHFEQHMSADDVCQPAPPFFHLRSSTFWKHKVFPGKEAEYEKTSTSDGGRSRIDNLIEYAYFAEWAYPLFADKESRQELHSFIEQLLSPMNRIGAVFHESFPLNRAALTQVMKIALDTSKKVNFEAIRSGTNLGANYVKAMPRYAVGTGLLVEKSYRLTELGAFIYDHDPNLNHPSTLWLMHYHLSAPKGPGPAFWHFLVSRQLQPGVHLERAQLVDAVRAFVRVSEGKDLVDRSARSLITVFTGTYTKEDGLKKLGILEKTEAGYQVLEPEPPNEWVVGYALAHYWGSVWPQFRQVALSELHEFGGFANLFLMGTFQLNSRLRELQSRGLLDLIQVAPPHQILRLWRSPADFLPHIYD; via the coding sequence ATGACTGAGCTCCTGGAGAAACTAAAGCAAGAAATAGCGGAGCTGCGTCGAGGCGGCAAAGGAGAGCACAAGCGTCCCCACAAGCTGGTGATGCTATTGGCTGTGCTAGACATAATAGATGAATCACCTGAATTCAACAATAGAGTTTATTTTGACAATTCTCTGATTAATCGTTTCCAGAGACACTTTGAGCAACACATGTCGGCTGATGATGTGTGCCAACCGGCCCCTCCATTTTTTCACCTAAGAAGCTCTACCTTTTGGAAACACAAAGTTTTTCCGGGAAAAGAAGCGGAGTACGAAAAGACGTCAACTTCGGATGGGGGGCGTAGCCGTATTGATAACCTTATCGAGTACGCCTATTTTGCAGAGTGGGCATACCCTTTATTTGCTGATAAGGAATCACGTCAGGAACTTCACAGCTTCATCGAGCAGCTTCTTTCGCCTATGAATAGAATAGGAGCAGTTTTTCACGAATCCTTCCCACTTAATCGAGCGGCGCTTACACAGGTTATGAAGATAGCGCTAGACACAAGCAAGAAGGTAAATTTTGAGGCCATACGTAGCGGTACAAATCTTGGTGCAAATTATGTCAAAGCAATGCCTAGATACGCGGTTGGAACGGGATTGTTGGTCGAAAAATCCTATCGCCTAACTGAGCTTGGAGCGTTCATCTATGACCACGACCCCAACCTCAATCATCCCTCCACCCTCTGGCTCATGCACTACCACCTGAGCGCACCCAAGGGCCCAGGGCCAGCCTTCTGGCACTTTTTGGTTAGCCGGCAGCTCCAGCCGGGGGTACACCTCGAGCGGGCCCAACTTGTTGACGCTGTGCGGGCGTTTGTGCGGGTGTCTGAGGGCAAAGACCTTGTCGATCGCTCGGCTCGCAGCCTGATAACGGTATTTACGGGTACCTATACCAAGGAAGATGGCCTTAAGAAGCTCGGCATTTTGGAAAAAACGGAAGCGGGCTACCAGGTGCTCGAGCCCGAGCCGCCCAACGAGTGGGTGGTGGGGTATGCCCTGGCGCACTACTGGGGGAGCGTATGGCCGCAGTTCAGGCAGGTAGCCCTTTCGGAATTGCATGAGTTCGGTGGGTTTGCGAACCTTTTTTTGATGGGCACTTTTCAGCTCAACTCCCGCTTGCGCGAGCTTCAGAGCAGGGGTTTGCTGGATCTTATCCAGGTGGCCCCCCCGCACCAAATTCTCCGCTTGTGGCGCTCGCCCGCCGACTTTTTGCCGCATATCTATGACTGA
- a CDS encoding DUF4007 family protein → MTAQPALLSSPTSPERFGFTGHETFPFRYGWLKKAVDAVTSDASLLSSDRALVELGVGKNMVQSIRHWGLATQVLQEGTGRGLEVSRIGSLLFREWDPYLEDSASLWLIHWLLVNNPAKAGVWHLAFTRLTQPDFTKQQLLNFLQDFKERQGLRVQESSLRRDVDCFLRTYVPRAEGKGLLEDSFDCPLAELGLLSPLKDSEGYRFAIGHKPTLPTEVVGYALHEYMQRTRQGRNSISFAECLYGLGSPGQVFKLDENSLVEYLEDLETVSEGALELDDTAGLKQLYRRRELDGLKLLQDYYGSRT, encoded by the coding sequence ATGACTGCTCAGCCAGCATTGCTTAGTAGTCCTACTTCCCCTGAACGCTTCGGATTTACAGGGCACGAAACATTTCCCTTTCGCTATGGCTGGCTCAAGAAGGCTGTGGACGCAGTGACCAGCGATGCATCTTTGCTAAGCTCTGACCGGGCCTTGGTGGAGCTGGGGGTGGGGAAAAACATGGTGCAGAGCATTCGCCACTGGGGGCTGGCTACTCAGGTTCTGCAAGAGGGTACGGGGCGTGGCCTCGAGGTCTCTCGCATAGGTTCGCTGCTCTTTCGGGAATGGGATCCCTACCTGGAAGACTCCGCCTCGCTGTGGCTTATCCATTGGCTCCTGGTCAATAACCCTGCCAAGGCTGGGGTGTGGCATCTGGCTTTTACACGCCTTACCCAGCCCGACTTTACCAAGCAGCAGCTTCTGAACTTTTTGCAGGATTTTAAGGAGCGTCAGGGGCTGCGCGTGCAAGAGTCGAGCCTGCGCCGGGACGTAGACTGCTTTTTGCGCACCTATGTGCCCAGGGCTGAAGGCAAGGGGCTGTTGGAAGACTCTTTCGACTGCCCCCTGGCTGAACTCGGGCTGCTTTCCCCACTCAAGGATAGCGAGGGTTACCGCTTTGCCATTGGCCATAAGCCGACCCTGCCTACTGAGGTCGTGGGCTATGCCCTGCACGAGTACATGCAGCGTACCCGTCAGGGAAGAAACAGCATTTCGTTTGCAGAGTGCTTATATGGTTTAGGAAGTCCGGGCCAGGTGTTCAAGCTAGATGAGAATTCATTGGTTGAGTACCTAGAGGATCTGGAAACTGTAAGTGAGGGTGCTTTAGAGCTCGACGACACTGCAGGGCTCAAGCAGCTTTATCGCCGTAGAGAACTCGATGGACTAAAGCTTCTGCAGGACTATTATGGGAGCCGTACATGA
- a CDS encoding phosphoadenosine phosphosulfate reductase family protein, translating to MGTKVVLMEPKPVRHVLSLSGGKDSTALAVYMRDKVPEMEYVFMDTGEELPETYEYLDKVEAYLGKPIIRLNPDRPFSHYLDIYRGVLPDPRTRWCTRMLKIKPFERYVGDDPVISYLAIRADELHRKGYISTKPNITPVYPFIEAGLTKSDIYRILEDSGLGLPDYYRWRSRSGCYFCFFQQRIEWVGLLENHPEYFEKAKQYERFDALTGQSFTWNARESLDDLQRPERIQQIKEQYLKRNQQQTVKLHGSLTELFADEDEEVQSCLVCHL from the coding sequence ATGGGTACTAAAGTAGTGTTAATGGAGCCAAAACCAGTTCGGCATGTGCTTTCACTATCTGGGGGCAAGGACAGCACAGCACTAGCTGTGTATATGCGAGACAAGGTTCCAGAAATGGAATATGTGTTCATGGATACAGGGGAGGAGCTGCCCGAGACTTATGAGTATTTGGACAAGGTTGAAGCATATTTGGGCAAGCCAATTATTCGCCTCAACCCGGATCGCCCATTCTCACACTATCTGGATATCTACCGAGGAGTTTTACCTGACCCAAGAACTCGCTGGTGTACTCGAATGCTTAAGATAAAGCCTTTCGAGAGATACGTGGGGGATGATCCTGTTATCAGCTACCTGGCAATCAGGGCGGATGAGTTACATAGAAAAGGTTATATCTCGACCAAGCCCAACATTACCCCGGTCTACCCATTTATTGAGGCGGGCCTAACCAAAAGCGATATCTACCGGATATTAGAGGACAGTGGGTTGGGGCTACCGGACTATTACCGTTGGCGCTCTCGTTCTGGTTGTTATTTCTGCTTCTTTCAGCAGCGCATTGAATGGGTTGGCTTGCTTGAAAATCATCCAGAATATTTTGAAAAGGCGAAGCAATACGAGAGATTTGATGCGCTCACTGGTCAAAGCTTTACCTGGAACGCCAGAGAGAGTTTGGATGACTTACAGCGCCCAGAGCGCATTCAACAAATCAAGGAACAGTACTTGAAGCGAAACCAACAGCAAACGGTAAAACTTCATGGTTCCCTAACAGAACTATTCGCTGATGAAGATGAAGAGGTCCAATCTTGTTTGGTATGCCACCTATGA
- a CDS encoding MarR family winged helix-turn-helix transcriptional regulator, translating to MSTFLSGGESEEKLLALLERLAQAERALLTREAYRLGLSATQAQLLLHLSGHPQGVVDLASLLALTPATVSEAISALERKGLLARQREPEDRRRFLLVPTAEGWRVAEALQGYTGPLREALRKVDPEALLLPLMGLLEDLVRQGVVVDAGMCLTCQHLRRGNGFSCALLSLTLSPLELRLTCPDHAPA from the coding sequence GTGAGTACCTTCCTCTCAGGCGGGGAGTCTGAGGAAAAGCTCCTTGCCCTCCTTGAGCGCTTGGCCCAGGCGGAGCGCGCCCTTCTTACCCGGGAGGCCTATCGCCTGGGCCTTTCCGCCACCCAGGCCCAGCTTCTCCTCCACCTAAGCGGCCACCCCCAAGGGGTGGTGGATCTGGCCAGCCTCCTCGCCCTCACCCCGGCCACAGTGAGCGAGGCCATAAGCGCCCTGGAGCGCAAGGGGCTTCTGGCACGGCAAAGGGAGCCGGAGGACAGGCGCCGCTTCCTCCTCGTCCCCACAGCGGAGGGCTGGCGGGTGGCCGAGGCCCTCCAGGGCTACACGGGCCCCCTAAGGGAAGCCCTAAGGAAGGTGGATCCCGAGGCCCTTCTCCTTCCCCTCATGGGCCTTCTCGAGGACCTGGTGCGCCAGGGGGTGGTGGTGGATGCCGGCATGTGCCTCACCTGCCAACACCTCCGGCGGGGAAATGGGTTTTCCTGTGCCCTTTTGAGCCTCACCCTCTCCCCCTTGGAGCTCCGCCTCACCTGCCCGGACCACGCCCCCGCCTGA